In Fusarium fujikuroi IMI 58289 draft genome, chromosome FFUJ_chr02, the genomic stretch CCCTCTTCACTCTTACACCAAATGCCCCAAATCATCAAGGATGCATCCCTCCATGCTTTTTCTATAAGACCTCTTCCCAATCTGAAGTATGGTATTTTGTAACAGAGATCCCCTATCGTAAAAAAATTACAAGACATTAATTAGTGGAGATGTGCTTGCCACCTCACTCAGTGAGCCCCTTTTCTaggccttcttctcaggtGGTGGGCTGCCGCCGAACATGCCACTGAACGAACCCATCATGCTGTTCATAGCTTCCTTCTGGGccgcctccatcatggcgGCTTCTTCCTTGAGCCACTTCTCGCCGTTCTCGCGGAtctgcttctcgagctccATGTAGTTTCGCTGGCCGCGCTCGCGGGCAACGTCTTGGAGCATCTTGCCCTGTGCAAAGGCCTCGGCGGGGTTTTGCTCGCCTTCGGGGGAGACCATCATGCTCATGTTGCTGGGGTTGAGACCGAGGAGGTTGCCTAGAGCGCCGACGCCGGAGCCGTGCTTTTGCTTGTGGGCGAGTTGCTTGGCCTGGAACTCCTTGcgggcgatggcttcacgaCGGGCGAATTCCGTGGGGATGTGCTTGCCGTCGAAGGACTTGATGACCTTGCGAACATCTTCGTACTGCATGGTGTGGATATACTCGAGGAAGGGAATGAGGTTGACAAGCTCCTTGTCGTTTCGGTCGCCCTTCCAGGGGTCAAGGATGATGGCGTTCTCGGGTTGGTTGCGGACGTGCTTGGGGTtgctgtcgatgatgatcaCCTTCTTCAAATCACGGTTGAGGTAGGAAAGGTCCTAAACTGTTAGCGAAAGAACACTGACGACTATTGAGGACGCTTACCTTGACGATCTCTCCATCCTCAAACTTGGTAGCCTCTCGGTAGAGGGGCCACAAGATTAATCGGAAAGGGTCCAATTTCCTCATGATAGGCTCGCCAGTAGCAAACGGCACAGAGGTGAAAAGGACCAGCTCATAGTACTGACTAAGATAACGTATGAAGTAGTCGACACCAGGCCGCTTTGCAATTCTCCAGCCATGTTCACGGGACCACTCGCTGTGGACGAGGAGGTCGTCCAAGCTCAGGCAGAGAGTATAAGGGCGCTCGAACGAAGGATCGGGATCGGGGAGGAGCTTCTCGAATGCAGGCTCTTGGTAGTAAGTGACGGACTCGGTCAAACGGGCCTTGGCACGCTTCCACCACAGACCAAGACCAGGGCCGTTGGGAATGTCAGAGTGACGCTCAGCTTCGATGGTGTCTTCCCAGTTTCGGCCCATGTATAGAGCGCTCAGAGTACCACCGGCAGCAGCCGTGATAAGCATGAATCTTGTCCACCACTTGCGATTTCGCTCAGACGTAGAGACATATTCCGATCGTTCACGGTCCACCACTCGACTcagcctcctccatctcctgcAGTTCCTTctgctccttcttcttatcacCGCCCATCTCCTCAAACAGCGTCGAAGGAATACCCTGTGTCAGATCGGGTAGCTTGTGGAAAGGTATTTGCTCCCCCTCCTTCGGAGCCTCGGTAGACTTCTCGCCCGCCTTGTCGATGTCATTCTCAGCAGGCTTCTCGACATTTTCAGCATCGTTTTGCGCCTGGGAAGGCTTCTGTTTCGAATCTTTGTTTTGTTGAGAGGAGGACTTCTTGGCGTATGTTCGGAGCCACGGCGAGGCAAATTGAGGAGCGGCGGCGGGAAGAGCTCGGAGAGAGGGAGATGCGACGGGCCGTGACAGACGAGCtgtcatcaagcccaagcgcGAAGCCTGGGCTACTCTAGACAGCATAGCGAAGGGAGAGGAGCTGAACCGCTATGGTTGGAGGGATTGTTTGGCGGTTTCGATGGTGGAGGATCCAACTTCAATGGCCTGGGGCGTTGACGTGCAGCTTGACGAAGTTGGTCTGATACTCCGCCATAGAATGGCATGGCGTCGTCGGCCGTGGAAAAAAATCGCACGGTTATGCTCCAAAgtggagcttcttgagggtAGACGCCGTGGATTAGCCGTGCTCAATGGCACGGACTTTTGATAGGCCGATGGCGTCATATTCTCTTATCGCTCACGTGAAATTCGGACATCAGCTCCGGTCGCCCTCCGATCATGAACCCCTCCATGATGTCCACTGACCCAGTAAAGACCCTTGCTCAGTGAATTGGCCATTCAAGTTAATGATGTTCTCAAACAAGAAGACGATACTTAACAGTGCAAGCATTTCTCTATTTCTCATCTCATTTCCATTGCTTCGCTTGTGACATCAAGAGTCTTCCGATGAATTCTTTCTAGACAAAGAATCCTCTTCTGCAAAAGATATTCATCTTTTTTTCGCCACGATACAAGTAGTCGCCGATTTTTCCGACTAGCTACCCGAGACTCCAATTTGACGCCGTCGTTCTAAAGTGCTTTCTCATCGATTGCTTCTACACCATGATACCCACCCTCATGATAAAACTCACTCCTCGAAACTAAACTAAACCTTCGCGTTTTGACATCAGCCTACGCCCTTTGCCGTCTCCTCAAGTCTGACCTACCCACCTCAATTCTCGTTATCGTCGAAATTCTCGTCTTTGCCACTTCATACTCACAACCACTCACCATGGCCCGACGATCGAGCAAGAGCTCAGCGTCTCGCCCAGCGCTGAGCTCTCGTCCAGCTGGCTCAATACGTATCGTAATGCCTTCCACCAAAAGTGCACCCCCCGCGGATCCTGCGCCGGCCGTcacagaagaagatgtcAATAAGATCAACATCGCCGACTTGACTCTCGACGTTCCTCTTATCCCTCTCCGCCCAAAACGCCGAGTCCCGAAAACACCATTCCACTTCCTCTCACTACCCGCCGAAGTGCGCATTCAGATATACACATacttctttgatgatgtcgacaaGCT encodes the following:
- a CDS encoding related to mitochondrial translocase protein produces the protein MLSRVAQASRLGLMTARLSRPVASPSLRALPAAAPQFASPWLRTYAKKSSSQQNKDSKQKPSQAQNDAENVEKPAENDIDKAGEKSTEAPKEGEQIPFHKLPDLTQGIPSTLFEEMGGDKKKEQKELQEMEEAESSGGPFMLITAAAGGTLSALYMGRNWEDTIEAERHSDIPNGPGLGLWWKRAKARLTESVTYYQEPAFEKLLPDPDPSFERPYTLCLSLDDLLVHSEWSREHGWRIAKRPGVDYFIRYLSQYYELVLFTSVPFATGEPIMRKLDPFRLILWPLYREATKFEDGEIVKDLSYLNRDLKKVIIIDSNPKHVRNQPENAIILDPWKGDRNDKELVNLIPFLEYIHTMQYEDVRKVIKSFDGKHIPTEFARREAIARKEFQAKQLAHKQKHGSGVGALGNLLGLNPSNMSMMVSPEGEQNPAEAFAQGKMLQDVARERGQRNYMELEKQIRENGEKWLKEEAAMMEAAQKEAMNSMMGSFSGMFGGSPPPEKKA